GCCAGTCCATTATCGGTCTGACTTTCGTCTGACCTACTGCATCAATTGATTGGAAATTACGGCAAAACATGCCTTATGGCGATATGATATTCTTAACCCCGCAATGGGGTTGTAATTGTAGTGGTAGTAAAAATAAATGAAGTCATAATCATTCCATTATACAATTGGGCAATTGCATCTTCTTGGAACTGATATGTTTGATTTATCGACTTCATTTTGACTTTGATAAAACAAGCATATTGATTTAAAATGAAGAATCAAAATTTGTTAGTCAAAATTCATAAAAAAACCCTGACAAGCAATGCCTGTCAGGGTTTGAAATAAAAATACTATGTTTATCAATTTCCAGATCCAGAGTAATCTCCTTCACCTTCATTATCCAAAAGATATCTGATCTCAACATCTCCCAAAATAGGGCTGCTTAAATTCTGGACAAAGTGGCCCTTTGAATAAGTAAGTGTTACAATATTTAAAACTATTGCTTCACCCTCTGCAGGAGTTAAAGTCAAAGCCGAATTGTCAGCTGACCAGGTTCCTACTGTTAAAACCCCATTTCCATCTTCTAGGATGAATTTACCATCGCGCTCGATAATCAAATGTTCGATTAGGTCACCTTCATTAAAATCTTGGCCTTGAACGTAGTATTCCACTACCGACCAGTTTCCAATTACTTTCTGACCAGCAGATGGCTCTTCCGGTTCAGCACAGGAGATAGCCAAACTGGCTATCCCTATGAACATCATATAATTTAATAATCTTTTCATGATTCTTATTTTTTAATGATTCTTACATTTTGAGTTAAACCGTCATGACGGATCTGAACATTGTAAATTCCTTCTTCAAGGTTCGCAACATCCATAGCGTGTTCAGCCTCAAAGCTTGATTTCTCAAAGCTAGACTGCATCATTACCTGACCTGTCATTGAAGTGATGATTACTTCATGTCTACCCATATACTGGCTATTTACATTTAAAGTAACATCTGCTTGTGCAGGGTTAGGATAAGATACCACTTTCATGGCCATCGCATCATTATTGCCCAATACTTTACCAGCAATATCTGCAGAGCTGGCAGAGATAATACATCCGTCATTATACTCCACTTCTACTACATATTCTGCTGCATCAGAAATAGTTATTTCTGAATCATCTGCATTGGTTAACAATACACCGTCTCTCAACCATCTAATATCACTAACTCCTCCAGTAGGATATTCCGCAGAAAGCAACGCTCCTTGAACTTCCAAGGTAATTGTTCTGACAGTAGCATCTGTAGTGATTGCTGGATCAACAAACGAACATCCAGTTCCATCTGCATACATTACTTCAACATAGAATGGAATACCATCTTCTGTTAACACATCCGTAAAGATTGACCCTGATTGACCAGACTGAACTGTAACAGGATTACCTGAAGCCTCTCCAGTTTCACCATTATACAATTGATAGATCATTGCCGAACCACCATTATTATTGTTAGTGATATTAAATTCGGCAGCGCCTTCTCCACAAGTAGTGTTTACTTGGAAAAATCCATTAGGAAGATTCGGCTCAGCAATCACATTAACTGCAATCGCATTTGACTCTGGTGACCAACAACCAGCTGCATTTCCTACTTCAACTGTATAAGTACCTCCAGTAGAAACTTCTAACGCATTAGAATTTGTTTGACCTTGGTTTGAATTAGTGATTGTACCACCGTTTCTTCTCCATCTGTAGTATTCAAAGCCTTCAGCAGCAGTTAAAACTACTGTTCCTTGACCTTCACAGAAAGTCAAATCTCCAGTCGCTGTCAGTGCTGGTGAAGCAGTTGGAGCTTCAACGATTGTTACCACAAATTCATTCGAAGTTGCAGAACATTCTGTAACATTGATAGCATCAAAATTCCAAACCAAAGAGTAAGTACCTGACTCATCAATAGTGAATTCAGAAGTTCCTGCTTCTACTACAGCATAATCTGCACCATCCCTCAGGATCTGTACCACACCAGAATTACTTTGATTTCCATCTTCTAATAATTCTATATCAAAATCTTCACAAACCAAAATCTCCTCTCCAGCACCAATTATTTCATTAGTATCTTCATTTCTTACTGAGAATTCTGGAACCTCGTAACGATCAACATCTACTGCTGATGAAGAAGGACTTGTACATCCTATTCCAAACGGCAAGTTAGAAACTTGTACAGAGTAAGAACCTTGATCCTCAACTGAAATTGATCTAGACGTTTTACCGTTACTCCATAGGTAGTATTCAAATCCTTCAGGCGCTTCTAATACTACAGGATCTGCAGATGTACAAGCAGCTAAATCACCACTTACAACCGTCACTGTTGGTTGATCAGGAGTTGGCTCTAAATTAATTTGGATTCTCTCCGTTGTATAAACACAAGTTCCTGTTGTTACTCTGGCGAAATACTCACCTGACATTTCCATGTCTGAGTCATCAATTGAACCGTTGGTAGAAACCAAGTTATTCAAGTTATCTCTGAACCATTCAACTAATGTAGTACCGCCAGCAGTTGTGCTTCCATTTTCTAATAATCTTCTTACACTTAACTGAATTTCACCAGCTGCATTACAAGAATTTAAACTAGCACCAGTTTCTACTAATTTCCAGTTCTGGTCTGGATTTGCGTAAGAATACAATTCGAAATTCTGTAAGACCTCAACTGTTTCTTCATCAGTAATCAATGTATTACAAACCGTTCCAGCTGAAGACATAGCAGTCACTCGTAGCTCCAAGTCAGTTGTTGCAGTGATTTGACCAATATTGATCATGTTCTCCGGCATTTCAGGATCTCTTGTCAAGCTACCCAAAACAGTACCATCAGCTGCATCAAGAATCTCGTACATGAAATAATCCTGTAAATCAGCATTATCCAATTCTACCATCGTATCCTCAGTTTCACATGCCAATGGATCATTGACTGTAAATGATGCTTCCGTATTTAGAGGAGCGACAATTTCTGTAGATTCCTCAGTTTCCGTACCATTTATTTGAATGAATGATCCAGCATTCTGAGTTTCTACATTCCCTTCAAGTTCAAACTTAAGCATTTGATTGTTTACACCAGCATTCACAGCATCTGAAGGAAGTTCAAATACAAAATCGCCTGTTGTTCCATCAGCCATAAATTCAGGTGAAAGTTCATTAGATGAACCGAATGCATCTGAATATGAAATTTTGATGAAATCATTCTCACCTAATCTACCTCTGATCTCATACGAAACTGTAATCTCATCAGAGATACATGCTTCAGATGGGATAGAAGTTATTAAGAAAGCTTGCTGATTGATAAACTCGCTAGCGTTGATATAATCAAATGGAATTGTTTCACCAAACAAGAATGATAAGTTGTCTAAAGTGACATTTCCTTTATTTTCTTCTTGTCTCCATCTGAATTTAACACCGTTCTCTTTCATATCAGTTGAAACTGCATATAAGAAACGTTCACCTACTAGCGTCATGTCAGCATCCATTTCAGGATATTGCTGCATTTCAGTATAGGTAGCACCGCCATCAGTAGAATACTCAAA
This is a stretch of genomic DNA from Marivirga harenae. It encodes these proteins:
- a CDS encoding lipocalin family protein, which produces MKRLLNYMMFIGIASLAISCAEPEEPSAGQKVIGNWSVVEYYVQGQDFNEGDLIEHLIIERDGKFILEDGNGVLTVGTWSADNSALTLTPAEGEAIVLNIVTLTYSKGHFVQNLSSPILGDVEIRYLLDNEGEGDYSGSGN